The DNA segment GGAGGAACACGTCGCCGTAGGTCACAACGCCGTTGGGGCCCTCAGTCCACACCAGGTCGTACACGCTGTCTACGCCTTGCAGGTACATGGCAATGCGTTCAAGGCCGTAGGTCAGCTCGCCGGTGACCGGGTAGCATTCAAGACCGCCAACCTGTTGAAAGTAGGTAAATTGGGTGACTTCCATACCGTTGAGCCAGATTTCCCAGCCTAGACCCCAGGCGCCCAAGGTGGGCGATTCCCAGTTATCTTCCACAAAGCGGATGTCGTGAATCAGCGGGTCCAGCCCCAGTGCTTTCAGAGAATCCAGGTAGAGTTCCTGAAGGTTGTCTGGTGACGGTTTCAACACCACTTGAAATTGATAATAGTGCTGCAGGCGGTTGGGGTTTTCGCCGTAGCGGCCATCGGTAGGTCGGCGGCTAGGTTGCACATAGGCGGCGTTCCAGCTTTCCGGGCCTATGGCGCGCAAGAAAGTGGCGGGGTGAAAGGTGCCAGCGCCCACTTCCATATCCAGGGGCTGCAGAATAACGCAGCCGTGCTTTGCCCAGAATGTCTGTAGCTCCAGGATCAGCCCTTGAAACGTCTTGATGTGTGGCTTAGGGATGTTCGTTGCCTTATCTGTCACGACGATTGCCTGCTGTTCAGTCTGTGTGTGGTACCCCGGCGCCTTGTTTTGCTAATGGGCACGCTAAAAACGGGGAAATTATACGCTGGTCACGCCAGCATTTCTAAAGGCAGATCAGAAAAAGGTCAGCCCTACTTGGAACAGTTTTTCCACTTCGTTGATTCGCGACTTGTCTACCAAGAACAGGATAACGTGATCGTCTGGCTGCACCCGCAGGTGGTCGTGGGCAATTAGCACTTCGTTGTGGCGCACAATCGCTCCGATAGTCGTGCCCTGGGGCAGGTTGATTTCGTCCAGTCGCCGGCCGACCACTTTTGATGAACGGTGGTCACCGTGGGCAATGGCTTCAATGGCTTCGGCAGCACCGCGGCGCAGCGAATGTACGTTCACCACATCGCCGCGGCGAACGTGGGTGAGCAGGCTGCCGATGGTGGTTTGCTGGGGTGATATGGCAACGTCTATTTCGCCGCCCTGAATCAGATCCACATAATCCGGGTTGTTGATCAGGGTGAGTACCTTGCGAGCGCCCAGGCGTTTGGCCAGCAAGGAAGCCATGATGTTGGCTTCGTCGTCATTGGTCACGGCGCAGAACACGTCGGTGTTCTCGATGTTTTCTTCCAGCAGTATGTCTTTGTCGGCAGCGTTGCCTTCCAGCACCACGGTTTTGCGCAGGTTTTCGGACAGCATGATGCAGCGCTCGTGGTTGCGCTCCAACAGTTTTACTTGATAACGGCCTTCCAGGGTTTGCGCTAGGCGCTGGCCGATGTTGCCGCCACCGCAGATGAAAATACGCTTGTAGGGTTTTTCCAGCGGTTGCAACTCGCTCATCACCGAGCGGATGTGGTTGGCGTCGGCAATGAAGAATACTTCGTCGCCGTCTTCAATTACCGTGTCGCCTCTGGGCATGATGGCGCGGTCTTTGCGAAAGATAGCGGCTACCCGGGTTTCAATGCGCGGCATGTGGGTGCGCAGGTAACCCAGTTCCTGGCCCACCAGTGGCCCACCTTTGATGGCG comes from the Marinobacter psychrophilus genome and includes:
- the glyQ gene encoding glycine--tRNA ligase subunit alpha — its product is MPKPHIKTFQGLILELQTFWAKHGCVILQPLDMEVGAGTFHPATFLRAIGPESWNAAYVQPSRRPTDGRYGENPNRLQHYYQFQVVLKPSPDNLQELYLDSLKALGLDPLIHDIRFVEDNWESPTLGAWGLGWEIWLNGMEVTQFTYFQQVGGLECYPVTGELTYGLERIAMYLQGVDSVYDLVWTEGPNGVVTYGDVFLQQEVEMSTYNFEYADTEFLFYSFDVYERESAKLIEAGLPLPAYEQVLKASHTFNMLDARHAISVTERQRYILRVRTLARAVAQSYFDSRRKIGFPLAIDSIRAEVLAAAEAAEAKATNKIEGKVDNKADGKGKKAKNAKQAQQEKGKA
- the trkA gene encoding Trk system potassium transporter TrkA, which produces MNILILGAGQVGGSLAENLANEANDITVIDSNGARLRELQDRLDIRTVQGKASYPSVLKQANAEDADMLIAVTNSDETNMVACQIASIMFKTPTKICRVRAASYLAYQELFSGKDHENLNGFPIDVLISPEQLVTRHITRLIENPGALQVLEFSKGRTRLVAIRAIKGGPLVGQELGYLRTHMPRIETRVAAIFRKDRAIMPRGDTVIEDGDEVFFIADANHIRSVMSELQPLEKPYKRIFICGGGNIGQRLAQTLEGRYQVKLLERNHERCIMLSENLRKTVVLEGNAADKDILLEENIENTDVFCAVTNDDEANIMASLLAKRLGARKVLTLINNPDYVDLIQGGEIDVAISPQQTTIGSLLTHVRRGDVVNVHSLRRGAAEAIEAIAHGDHRSSKVVGRRLDEINLPQGTTIGAIVRHNEVLIAHDHLRVQPDDHVILFLVDKSRINEVEKLFQVGLTFF